From the genome of Ptychodera flava strain L36383 chromosome 13, AS_Pfla_20210202, whole genome shotgun sequence:
CCCCTTTCGcatagaaaattttgagaaattgatgtgtgtaatcttagaggtgtttcaatttatttcacacaaaaaattgagGAACCCCTctcttcttcctctccacattttgagcaactccCCTTGAAGTTCACATTCCATGCAATTTTTTAGAATTCTTAATCAAACCAAAGTAAGATATCATTATATCGTTTCTATCAAATAGAAAACTCTTATGAGTTAAACCCCCCTCCCTATCCCTAAACATAACTTAAAGAATTAACATTTTTATCCatcatcgatcttttgacgttaTCCCCAAGAGATGTTCATTTGCATCCGCTGAGCTAGAATATTGATAAGTAATAATAACCAAGTAATAATATGAATTCATTGGTTCATTGTTTTAACAACACTATGGAAAAGTGTAGTACTGCAATAATGACCATCATTCAGTGGGCATGGCTTTGTTGGTCAAGTTTTGATGCAAGTTATGTCATTTTTCTAGACAGTAGTCCTTTCACAGTCAAATGAAGAGATTTATGGGATATCATACCGTAACTATGAAGAGGTTCTAGACAAGGCTCCTGCCCCAATTTTGATCAGCATCCTTGGCTTGCAAAGTTTGATAATGATCAGCCAAATCATGGTCCTTTGTGGCATGGGTCATTGACCATGGTCAAACTAATACTGCGTCAGTTATGGTATTGTGTCATGGTAATGCAAAAAATTGTGGTAATAATCGCGCAATTACTGtttatttctgtttctttttttatctGCTTAATTCACCAATAGGAATTGGACAGAATGTCAACAAAATATTGAGGGAAAACTTAGATATTGCATATCTGGTCCCTTGTGATTGTAGATGCCAAGTAGGAACCCAGATAAATAGCAAATCTTGCATTCCATACACCCATTGTTTGTAATTGAGTTCCGATATTGATTTGTACCGAGTAACACGTTAATTTCAACGCTCGTGAATTGCAATCGAGTTATTAAGCCAGAAGCGGTTTATCACACCTACAGAAGTCTAAGACTGTCTTCATAAACAAGGTGAAGTCATGGGTATCAGTATCCAACTTTGGCGAGGGCGTATTGGCGGGTTTTTTCAACCAAAATCCTGGAGGTGTGTCGTCGTCCACGGCAATACTGAGACAAAGCATGTTGTATGGCCACCTGCACTGGACATTCTATCCAGAGCTACTGCGACCATCTTTGTGATTGAACTTACATTTCTACTGGGTCATCTACTCTCACAGCAAAACATCTCCAAGATATTTAACCTATCAGTCTATGAAGGAACAACCGAAGTGTTAGAAAACGTAAGTTTTGTTTCGTTCGACTTTCGTTCCGTTACCAGTTCAACGAGCTTTACAAAGTATGTTGGTCTACAAAGCAATGTCCACGTATGCATTCCGTTACTGCTAGCCATGTGCGGAGACATCGAACTGAACCCCGGCCCTAGGTCATTACGACATACGAAAATTACTGAGTGGACAAATCAAGGTGACGATAAAGCTACTGATACTGGTTCTGATGCTGCAAGTGACTCAGGAGCGGCAAGTGAAGTTGGTCTAAATGACATTATGCGTGAAATAAGAGATTTGAAAACTGATCTAAAACAGCAGTTCGACAagtctgtaaatgaaatgtatggTAGAGTAGAAGAGTTGAAAGAAGAAGTTACCACGTTAAGAAATGAACTGAAACAAAGTCATCGAGATTTTGCGGGACTGGCCGAGCAAAACAAAATTCTGAGAGATAGTGTAAATGGTTTATCTCGCGAACTTGATGACATGAAAGGCCGAATGAAGCGatacaatttgatatttttcaacgTCGACCATGCAAGTAATGAAACGTTGGAAGAATCAAAAATAAAGTCAAGGCAGTAATATAAGAGCAACTTGGGCTTAATGGTGAACACTTCGAATTTGACAGAGTCCATCGACTGACTAATGCAAAATCACACCCTCAACCAATAATCGCTAAGTTTGCACGCTACAAGCAGAGGGACCTGGTTCTGCAACGAGCAAGATCCGCATTGAAGAATTCAACACTTAGAATTTCGGAAGATTTTTCACCAAAGACACGGGAAACGAGGAAAAGCTTGGTCCATTTCTGAAAAAGGCGAGAGAAGAAGGAAAGCGGGCTTTTTTGAACTACGACAACTCAAGATTGAAGGAACATTGTACATCTTTGATGACTTGCTCAATGATATCCGTGCTATAGGTAGCAGTCGACGCTAGGGGTCAGGCCAAGGCCAACGTATAACACCTGAACATGACACAGTCACTATACAGCAAAATGTAAACGATCAATCGAGTAACGATGATATTGCATTTCTTTGTTGGAACATTAATGGTTTGAGTACCAAGTTTATAGATAGAGATTTTTTGTCTTATATAActaattttgacattatttgttTAACAGAGACATGGGCACGtaattcttttcaatttgagatTTCGAACTATTATGCAGTCAAtttatttagaaagaaacttgCACAGTTTGGAAGATATTCAGGTGGAATTTCTCTTTTTGTAAGGAATTCAATCTGTTCTAGTGTTCAACAGTTGATTGGATCAACGGAAGATCTCCTTTGGGCTAAGGTGTGTTTTAAAAATAGCTATGCAATCGAttcattgctaatttgcattgtATACTTATCACCAGAGGGCTCATCTCAGTATGCTAATGAtgtattgtttcaaattttagaaGATGAACTTGCCAAGTTTACGTCCATGTACAATGACTGTCCAGTAATTGTCTGTGGCGACTTCAATGCCCGTACGGGTTGTCTCTCGGATGATCTAGAAAGTTCCAATGATTTTCTACCTGTTGATGACTATGATTTAGACCCTATTTTGCCATTACGTGAGTCGTGTGACTCTTTTATAAATGACTATGGTAGACTCAATCTCTGTAAAAGTACGGTCTGAGAATTGTAAATGGCAGATTTTTTAAAGAGCATGATAGCGGTGGTTATACTTACATTACTGAAAATGGCGGAAGTGTGATAGATTATGTTTTGCTGCCATATAGAGATTTGTATCTTTTATCAGATGTTTTATTGACACAAGAACTGAATCTGACCACCAACCTGTAGTATTTAAACTTAAGTTATTACCATTGACCAAAGTAAAAGTTATTTTGCCAGGCACTGCTGCGAATCTTTTGAGCAGTGATATATTTAGTTGTAAATGGGATATGTGTGCTCTCGAAAAAGTGAATAGATTTTGGGCAGTTGCTTCAGAGGGTCCCGATATTAGTGAAATTAATCAGCTTATTGCAGAAGGAGACATCGAAACCGCCGTTTCCTCACTGAATGTTTTAGTTTACAATTCGCTTTCTTCTATGAAAATGTGTTCAACAAAAAATCCAAAGAGTACTAGAAATGCTTGGTGGGATAGAGATTGTGAATCTCTCAAATTGAAAGTGAAGCGCGCGTTAAAAACACACAAATTTATGCGTacatcatcgtcatttcatgaatttaaaacACTGCAGCGCACTTATCGCAACCTTTTGAAACTTAAAAAGAAACAGTATGACTTGCAGAAGCAGAAGAGTTTACTTGATGCCGCTATGGATTCAAACTCAGGGCGCTTTTGGTCTATGCTGAGACAGTTCACCCCAGGTCCACCTGATTCAATTTCCCCGAAGGAATGGTTTGATTATTTTGCTGATTTATTCAACACTCCTGGGAATATTGATGATGCTAATAATGATTTCTATGTAGAGATTGAAGATTttgtaaatgaatattttacagGATCCCGGGTAAATGATGAAAGGCAAGATATTACTTTATTGGATACTTACTTACTTGACAGTCAAATATCACTTGATGAATTAGACATGGCTATTAGTAAGCTAAAGACGGGAAAGGCTGCAGGTATCGATGGTATGCCAGTGGAGTTTTTTAAATTTAGTTGTAACGAATTCAGAATAATTTTGCTCAACCTGTTTAATGGTATACTTAATTCTGGTTGTTTTCCCTCTGAATGGGTGAAAGGCATGATAGTACCTCTTTTTAAGAAAGGGGCTCGTGACTCAGTTTGTAACTATAGAGGCATTACCTTACTTCCTATTGTAAGTaagattttctgtaatataATGTATGTtcgtttgcttgattttgttgaaaccaaCTGTCCTATTTCAGAAGCTCAGTCGGTTTTAGAAAAGATCGAAGTACTGTAGACAATCTTTTTGTTCTTGACTCTGCAGTctggaaatatttgtcaaacatAAATCCAGACTTTATTGTGCGTTCATAGATTTCGAAAAGGCGTTCGACAGAATAGACCATTACTCATTGTTTtataaacttctcaaacttggtttaaaaggaaaaatgataaaagtttTAAGATCCATGTATAATCAAGTCAAAGCCAGTGTAAGGACACCACATGGGATTACTGAGTTTTTTCAATGTACTTTTGGTGTCCAACAGGGCTCTGTGTTATCTCCTCTTTTGTTTAACCTTTTTATAGACGATATCGGTAAAACCCTTTGGAGTGGATTATATTCGGGTGTTTATGTTGGGGTCTTAAAACTTTTGTATCTCTCTTTCGCAGatgatttatcaatatttagcagTTCTGTTATTGGACTGCAAAGACAACTAAATAAATTATCCCATTATTGTAAGTTGTGGAAACTGAaaattaatgtatcaaaaacCAAAGTTGTTGTTTTTAGAAACAGTGGTAGgttaaaaaattatgaaaaatggaATTTAGATGGTAGAGATCTAGAAACTGTATCTTATTTCAATTACCTGGGAATTTCTTTATCTTGTACTGGACTTTGGTCTCATGCCCAGgaaaacttagcaaaacaagcaaagaaggcaattttcaatgtcaaaAGACGTTTAAGTGAATTTAAAAATGTGGATGTTGACATTGCGTTGCGTATCTTTGATTGTAAGATTTTGCCAATACTCATGTATGGTTGTGAAATCAGGGGTTTTCATGAGGGTAATGATGTTGAAAAGGTACACCTTTCATTTTGTAAGTATATTCTGCAAGTGAGTTATTCAACATGTAATGCCGCTGTCCTAGGTGAGCTTGGACGTCATTCTTTAAGAACCCTTCGATTATCACGGATAATTAAATACTGGATAAAACTCATTCACAGTGATGATACTAGATACATCAAACAATGCTATAATTATCAATTTGAAATGTCCTCGAAGGGTTATATGTGTTGGGCAAAACATGTCAAAGATATTTTGTTCACTTTTGGTTTTGGTATTATTTGGGAATCACAGAATGTAGGGAATGAGTCTGTATTTCTTCATGATTTCAAACAACGATGTAAAGACATAGGATCACAACAATGGAAAATGAACCTGGAAACGTATTCAAAGTTAGATACATATCGTTTGTTTAAAAACAGTTTGATAGTTGAGGATTATTTGAAAGTTATAAAGATTGATATTTTTAGACGAGCCTTGTGTAAATTTAGAGTCTCTAACCACAATCTTCTCATTGAAAGTGGAAGATCAGAGAAAATTCCAAGAGAAAGCAGAATATGTCAGATGTGTAAATTAAATCAGGTGGAAACTGAATTTCACTTCTGTTTAGTTTGCCCTGTATTTCATAATTTAAGACAAGCTTTTTTACCATCATTCTTTTGGGAGTTCCCATCACATAgcaaattttcaattcttttatcATCAAAGAACCCAAATACTTTAATTAATTTATCTAAGTTTATATTTTACGCTTTGAAGTCAAGAGAAAAGTCACTCAGAAACGAACCGCTGTAAATTTCATGTTGTTTAGATTTATGCATATTTCGCCTCACTGtgtcaaaacttatttcttattttttgtacTGTATTGTTAATAAGGCCGGAGGCCTCTATTACTGAATaaattatcatatcatatcgtaATTGAGTTCCTTCAATATCCCAAAGTGTTCTACAGTTTAGCTATACTGGTATGTGCATGCACAATTACCCTTATGTAAAATTGGAATGAAGTTCAGGCAGTAAACACTATTAAAGCATTCAAGAATGATACTTTGGATCAGGAATAATCAAATTGATATTGAAGAGCAAAATAAAGTTCATAAAGAGCTAATATCTTCATCAACCATTTTCAGTTCTAAAAGCACTTCAGCCCTCTATGATATCAAACTATACCATTATGATGGAGATATTTACCAAGATGGGCAACTATACACTCTCAATagttgaaacattttatttactAATATCATATTCTAAGAGTTCAGAAATTTTAACACAGCACTGTCTGTatacaaaatggcaaaacttcAAAGAAGAGTTTATGAACTATTTCTCTTTCTTCTTAGCGATGTGGGACAGTGGCCTTTACATAAAAGTGTGTGAATACATATTACACAGTGACTACTGACATATAAAGTGAAGTAAGGTTATTGAGATATGAATTATAACAGTTTACAACACTTATTTCATAGGAACCTGCACAGCATCCCCATGTATTCATACAGTCATTTTTGAAGAAGAGCGTACCAGACAGGAGAAGAGTTGATCAGCAAATGATTAAGCTTCTATCTTCAAAGGCTGTTGTAATGGATGttgtcaaaacaaagaaaaattccAAGACAGTTTCGCAGTCAAAAAAGAAAAGGGTTCTTAATGCAAAGGAAAGAAGGAAGTTGAAGATCTATGATATAAAGCCAGAACACCAAAGGTAATTTATTGTTCATTTGGACAGAATGTCACATGATTCCTTTCAGAATGGCAGTTCTTTGTAATGGTCGCTGGTAAATATGTGATAAAATCATGTTTGACTGACATAGCTTACATAGTGTACCATAATTACTGAAGTCTCTGCACCGATTTTGATCCAGGgtttataattttttcaaagttagaaGATAAAAATTATTTCTTAACCAAGTGTGGAAGAAGCAAGcacatttgcaaattaaataaaCTATATATACAACACTAAATCTTTAACATGAACGTCATCAAAAAACCTTATGAAAGTGTATGTCTATTTACACCTAGGTTGTTTCTTTTTCAGATATGTAATGTATGAACCTTTGTACTTTCTCTGGCAAGATTACATCAAAGATTATCTAGACATAGAGAAAGGATTGTAAGTTGAAGTctttattgttatgattttaaTCCTGCTCtgcacaaaatatttacaagaaggCTATCATTATCTGAATCTATCGTAACAAATCAAGGGGAGTTATGTTGTTGACAATGGctttttaccaatttcaaacAGCTTATTTTACTCACATCATAGCACTGATTGCAACAGAAACTTCTCTTTCCCATCATGATAAAGATTTCACAACAAGtttccaattttattttgtttttgatgtctCTGGCTCAAGAAACATATGCAGGTTTTCTATTTCAATTGGATCATGCTACCAACATCTGcagtcaaatacatgtatacagggcAATTTTCTTCCCCAGTTAATCCAATATTTTCCTTTTCATAGCAACaaagtaaccatggaaaccaaaCTACAGAAGGCTGACTATCATGGCTCCATTATTACAGGTATTGCTACAGTTTGATCCATTTGCaatttgtaaacttttacaTTCACACTCGTTACATGACCAGTCACTAGTCCAACGGTACGGTACTGTACACATAAATTTAATCTAAtactttttcaaatgaaatggaaGAATTCAGGAGTCAACAGTGTAACATACAACTACAGTAAAGAAGATGAAGATAAGGTGAAATGGAAAATATCCAAATATTTTATTACGCTATTGCATCATTTGAGGAATTTAAACTTATTTTCAGGGTTCTTTTCAGTTTTCCAATCTGAAAGTATTCTTTTGTATGATTTGTCATACTTTGAACATGTGGCTTTCCATGTAGCAATAGAGAATGTAACGCAAAGTAATAATAAAACAATACTATTTTGCTTCTAGTGACAAAGTCCAAATGTCCATCATATGTTGGAATTTCTGGCATTGTTgttcaagaaacaaaaaatgTGTGGAAGATTATCACAAAAGAGAATAAACTTAAAAGTAAGTACCAACATCTTTTCACATCTTGCTAGCATTCTGAACTCAGAACAGTTACATATTTCTAATtacaatatatttaaaataGAAGTGAAGGATTTTACCATCCATTCCTATACAGAGTTGATTTCTATgacaataacatttttatgttattCTGCAGTTTTCATTCTCCTGAAATATTTTTAGCATTTGGAatcatagaaaatgtgaaaattcttTGCCTTGTAAAAAAGTTTGATAATTGCAGTACTCTGTTTACACATCTAGTGATTTGACAACACTGCAATGATAATGTACTGAAGTCATGATTCTTGAATTCCTTGGTAAGTTGAGTCTGTTCGTTTCTTTACAGCAATACCAAAGGCTAACACAATATTTTGCGTAGAGATTGAGGGGATTGTTGTTACACTGTATGGTAACCATCTCAGAAGAAAATCCAGTGAAAGATCAGTGAAGAAGTTCAAAAGCAAGAACACAATTGACCTCTGACCCCTAACAGAACAATATGGTTTATACAGTGCAAGTTCAAGACATTTCAACACAATAGTTAAGATGTGTCCTCATGCAATGAGCCCTCTAGTGTTCACTTGGAGAGTATAGCCAACTGCAATGTTTCATCATATTgatggtcatattttgaataccaCAGCTGTATTCCCACATAGCATACGGAGATGGTGCCATGTTGGCAAGGGAGATCAAATAACTAGCGAGATTTTATCCAGAGACCAATGCTTAATTGAAGTGCAAGCACAGACCCTAgttctctagggtctatggtgcAAGTCTGTggctgccaaaaatatgcagTTGTTTTCAACGACATACAAtattgaaacttaatattccaatatacatttatttatctatGGTATTATTATGACAGACCTTGTCTCAGCCCCTAATTAGCCAAATCCTGCCTCTACATTTGGCCCCAGTTTGCATAACCCAGCCAGCAGCCAACAAGCTGATTGAAATTTCACTGTACAATGTCTATCTTCCTGTTTTGAAATCAGCTAGAGCACTGAGTGTTCATCAGTGTATATGAAAGAGAATACAAGCTGTTTAGCAATTCATAAATCAGCTTTTCACTTATACGAGTTGCAATGATCAGTGTAACAACTGCATATTTATCAGATATAAAATTTACTGTGGAATAAACTTTAATCTATCCAACTTTCAATGTTCAGGTCAGCTACTTCATGTACACAATGTAGAAATGAAGATGGCCTAGCATACCACACTGAACTTGTTTACCTCAACAATCCACTGAGATCTCAAAATTAATCAAACTTTAACTCTGTAATTGATGTCATAAATAATCGGAATCAACAGCCAGCTCATTCTCATCCAGAGCCGGGTCCAGAGCTCAATATGTTTTGGTCAACATAATGATTTGTTTCTTCTGTTCTTGAACAGATGTTATCTTTTTTCTAGTATCTTTAAGAACTCTTGCTTGATACTTGTTGATGGCAGTCGTGAATTTCCtatattgaaatattaaaacagttACTTGGATGTCTACAAACAAACAGTTGTCTCAGGTATGCACAGTTTAAAAGATTTTGTGTAACCTACAACTAGTGGCAATTTACAGTATGTGTACAAATGGCATTGGTAGTTGTAGGGGATCATGCTGCATTCATCATCTGTATGTAATGCATGTCAGCATAAAAGACTGTAAATACAGCTGTACAATGTAAAGGTAGGAGTTTGATTGAGTTTTACTTgtgtcaaatatatgcaaataaggctgtaaaatgtgaaaatagtgaaaaaactAAGGAACTACTTATCAAAATGCTCTTTCACTTAGTTACTAAGTTTTCTCAGATAAGTTTAATGTAGATTTGTTCATTCTATGGAAGTATCTGTACTTCCTAATTTTAGTGAATTCATTAGTGattatttttgtccaaaaaattgtatcagAATCACTTGCTCTTTTTGCATGATTTTgtacaatacaatatttttgtcgGTGAAACAGGTTTTCttgttcataaaatttgattgcatttttcTATCGATGCTATAAGTCAAATTTCtgcaaatcatgatgaaattagCTGTCATTTCAGGAtatctttgctgtttttggtcagtGCATTTGAGCTCATCAACTtgccttgaaatttg
Proteins encoded in this window:
- the LOC139147098 gene encoding ribonuclease P protein subunit p29-like; translation: MSSSQVAADQPSTSQAADMYYGAYNELPKEILKHKERLGLQEPAQHPHVFIQSFLKKSVPDRRRVDQQMIKLLSSKAVVMDVVKTKKNSKTVSQSKKKRVLNAKERRKLKIYDIKPEHQRYVMYEPLYFLWQDYIKDYLDIEKGFNKVTMETKLQKADYHGSIITVTKSKCPSYVGISGIVVQETKNVWKIITKENKLKTIPKANTIFCVEIEGIVVTLYGNHLRRKSSERSVKKFKSKNTIDL